One genomic window of Candidatus Poribacteria bacterium includes the following:
- the miaB gene encoding tRNA (N6-isopentenyl adenosine(37)-C2)-methylthiotransferase MiaB, translating to MKDQTLFPLYNKDKPAGNPLQAPQAGMPSHARRVYIETYGCQMNVSDSELMAGILTQSGHQTVPHLDDADVVLVNTCAIRENAETKVINRLVQLNHRKRRQPDLIIGVCGCMAQHLRDKLLDAAPYVDLVMGPDAYRDLPVALDSLARGVESHVSLTDRDPFVGLRLDKSEDYADIAPIRKEGIRAWLTIQRGCDKMCTFCIVPFVRGRERSLPLKLLVEDVEKLVDQGFKEVVLLGQTVNSYRDNDADFGDLLYAVGDVNGLERVRFTSPHPADATDSMIDAMASSSSVCKHLHLPLQSGSTEVLERMRRTYTAEEYRNLVAKLRERIPDIAITTDIIVGFCGETEDEFMETYKMMADIRYDSAFMFKYSEREGTLAHKAFPDDVPETVKGERLKRIIELQENISAEINRDTVGDTVAVLIEGESRRDADKYHGKTDGFKTAVFPKVPDTKIGDVVNVRVDTTTAHTLIGQTV from the coding sequence ATGAAAGACCAAACGCTTTTCCCACTGTATAATAAAGATAAGCCAGCAGGTAATCCGCTGCAAGCACCCCAGGCGGGAATGCCTTCGCATGCCCGGCGCGTTTACATCGAAACCTATGGGTGCCAGATGAACGTCAGTGATAGCGAACTCATGGCGGGTATCTTGACACAAAGCGGACACCAGACCGTGCCACATCTCGACGATGCCGATGTCGTCCTTGTCAATACCTGTGCGATACGGGAAAACGCTGAAACCAAAGTTATCAATCGACTTGTGCAGCTCAACCACCGTAAACGCCGTCAACCCGACCTTATTATCGGTGTGTGTGGCTGTATGGCGCAGCATCTCCGGGATAAACTTCTTGACGCAGCACCTTATGTTGACCTCGTAATGGGACCTGATGCCTATCGGGATCTACCCGTGGCACTCGATTCTCTGGCGCGTGGCGTTGAATCTCACGTTTCCCTTACAGACCGAGACCCGTTTGTTGGATTACGGTTGGACAAAAGCGAGGATTACGCCGACATCGCCCCCATCCGAAAAGAGGGAATCCGCGCATGGCTCACGATCCAACGCGGGTGCGATAAGATGTGCACCTTCTGCATCGTCCCCTTCGTCCGCGGCAGAGAGCGGAGCCTCCCCTTAAAACTCCTCGTTGAGGATGTCGAAAAACTTGTGGACCAAGGCTTCAAAGAGGTCGTTCTGCTCGGTCAGACGGTTAACTCCTACCGCGACAACGATGCCGATTTCGGAGACCTTCTCTATGCTGTCGGTGATGTCAACGGATTGGAACGCGTGCGGTTTACCTCTCCACACCCTGCAGATGCAACTGACAGTATGATTGATGCAATGGCAAGTTCTTCAAGCGTCTGTAAACACCTGCATCTCCCACTCCAATCCGGATCAACCGAAGTCCTGGAGCGGATGCGGCGCACCTACACGGCTGAGGAATACCGTAACCTCGTCGCCAAACTTCGCGAACGTATTCCTGATATCGCTATCACAACCGATATTATCGTCGGTTTCTGTGGTGAGACCGAAGATGAGTTTATGGAGACGTACAAGATGATGGCGGACATCCGCTACGATTCAGCATTCATGTTCAAGTATTCCGAACGCGAAGGAACACTTGCACACAAAGCATTCCCTGACGATGTGCCGGAAACGGTAAAAGGTGAACGGCTTAAACGGATTATCGAACTCCAGGAAAACATTTCCGCAGAAATCAATCGTGACACCGTTGGTGATACCGTCGCTGTGCTTATAGAGGGTGAATCACGGCGGGATGCGGATAAATACCACGGAAAAACCGATGGCTTCAAAACTGCTGTATTTCCGAAGGTTCCCGATACCAAAATCGGCGATGTCGTCAACGTTCGTGTTGACACGACAACGGCACATACTTTGATTGGACAGACTGTTTGA
- the ccsA gene encoding cytochrome c biogenesis protein CcsA, whose product MGNLSTRIIAIITALLIFISLYLIFGYARIEGTMLEVQKIFYYHVSAALTVFVAFGVNCVFSIKYLIQRKPNDDLLAVAAAELGIVFCTIALLSGPIWARYAWNTWWNWEARLTSTLVLWLMYIGYFILRSALEGDKRRIYAAVLGIIAYLDVPIVYYAVDIWQGGLHPDRGTKWSLEATMRHTWMVALLALILLFTFLLIVRYRMKKAQARYEAIQQQHLTEASS is encoded by the coding sequence GTGGGAAACCTAAGTACAAGAATTATTGCCATCATCACTGCACTCCTTATTTTCATCTCTCTCTATCTCATCTTCGGCTATGCACGAATTGAAGGCACGATGCTTGAGGTTCAGAAAATCTTCTACTACCACGTCTCTGCCGCGCTGACAGTTTTTGTGGCGTTTGGTGTCAACTGCGTCTTCAGTATCAAATACCTCATCCAACGCAAACCCAATGACGACCTACTTGCAGTTGCTGCTGCCGAACTCGGCATTGTCTTTTGCACAATTGCCCTCCTCTCTGGACCGATCTGGGCAAGATACGCATGGAATACATGGTGGAATTGGGAGGCACGCCTCACAAGCACGCTTGTGCTCTGGCTGATGTATATCGGCTATTTTATTCTCCGATCCGCTCTCGAAGGAGATAAACGCAGAATCTATGCTGCGGTTCTTGGCATTATCGCCTATCTGGATGTGCCGATTGTCTATTACGCTGTGGATATCTGGCAGGGGGGATTGCACCCCGATCGTGGGACGAAGTGGAGCCTCGAAGCAACGATGCGGCATACATGGATGGTAGCATTGCTCGCACTTATTCTGCTATTTACCTTCTTACTTATCGTGAGGTATCGCATGAAAAAGGCGCAGGCGCGTTATGAAGCTATACAACAGCAACACCTCACGGAGGCATCATCATGA
- a CDS encoding gamma-glutamyl-gamma-aminobutyrate hydrolase family protein, with protein sequence MAPIIGITFSSEIITGTAKNYTRAIEEFGGESRILYPDVPDSEFADIDGLLLTGGGDIHPKFFDQACHPKLKFVDEARDGLELPLCREAIEANLPVFGICRGIQVMSVAMRGSLYQDVPSQLTDPLTHPAKNSSEDSEHEIEIESNSRLCKLVEKRGDKVNSAHHQAVDEIGEGFIVTARSADGVIEAMENPSKDFVLGVQYHPERMIRTEEFREHRRKLFEAFIQAASG encoded by the coding sequence ATGGCACCTATTATTGGAATTACATTTAGTTCCGAGATTATAACAGGCACTGCTAAAAATTACACCCGTGCTATTGAAGAATTCGGGGGTGAATCTCGCATTTTATACCCTGACGTTCCAGATTCTGAATTTGCTGATATTGATGGACTTTTACTAACAGGGGGTGGCGATATCCATCCGAAGTTTTTCGATCAGGCGTGTCATCCTAAGCTTAAATTCGTTGATGAAGCGCGAGACGGGCTGGAATTACCGCTATGTCGAGAAGCAATAGAAGCGAATCTACCTGTCTTCGGTATTTGCCGCGGGATTCAAGTCATGAGTGTCGCAATGCGGGGAAGCCTGTATCAAGACGTTCCTTCTCAACTTACAGACCCTTTGACGCATCCAGCAAAAAATAGTAGTGAGGATTCCGAACACGAGATTGAGATTGAATCTAACAGTCGGTTATGCAAACTTGTAGAAAAAAGAGGAGATAAAGTCAATTCCGCACACCACCAAGCGGTAGACGAAATTGGCGAAGGTTTTATTGTTACGGCGAGATCTGCAGATGGGGTTATTGAGGCTATGGAAAACCCGTCAAAGGACTTTGTATTGGGTGTGCAATACCACCCTGAACGGATGATTAGAACGGAAGAATTTCGTGAACACAGACGCAAATTATTTGAAGCGTTTATTCAGGCTGCGTCTGGCTAA
- the map gene encoding type I methionyl aminopeptidase, with protein sequence MDKLRIKSKIEIEKMKQSGKAAATILKRIGEAIAPGVSTAELERISQDTIAEVNAISSFLGYQPPEHEPYPATICTSINDVVIHGIPHESHILKDGDIIGIDTAVSIDSYHGDNAYTFPVGDISPSAARLLKVTRRSLYDAITEAKPGNRVGDISSKLQQGAESQGFSVLQNFSGHGIGRSLHEAPEVPCMGVAGRGLRLRPGMVLAIETMVNVGLPDVQILTDGWTVTTVDGSLSALFEHTVAILSDGPEILTGSELWET encoded by the coding sequence ATGGACAAACTTAGAATCAAAAGCAAAATTGAAATCGAAAAAATGAAACAGAGCGGGAAAGCCGCTGCGACTATCCTCAAACGCATTGGGGAAGCGATTGCTCCAGGTGTATCGACTGCTGAGCTGGAACGCATTTCACAGGATACAATCGCTGAAGTCAATGCCATATCTTCCTTCTTAGGCTATCAACCTCCGGAACACGAACCTTACCCCGCCACAATATGTACCTCTATCAACGATGTCGTTATCCACGGGATTCCACACGAGAGTCATATTCTCAAAGACGGCGACATCATCGGAATTGATACGGCTGTCAGTATCGACAGCTACCATGGCGACAACGCATACACCTTTCCCGTTGGAGACATCTCACCATCAGCCGCGCGTCTATTGAAAGTGACACGGCGTTCTCTCTACGATGCGATTACCGAAGCGAAACCCGGAAACCGTGTCGGCGACATCTCTTCCAAATTACAGCAAGGCGCGGAATCCCAAGGTTTCTCCGTACTCCAGAATTTTTCTGGGCACGGCATCGGACGGAGCCTCCATGAAGCACCAGAGGTCCCTTGCATGGGAGTCGCGGGGCGCGGCTTACGCCTCAGACCGGGGATGGTCCTCGCAATTGAGACAATGGTTAACGTCGGGCTACCCGATGTCCAGATACTCACAGACGGATGGACGGTTACAACAGTAGACGGAAGCCTCTCGGCACTCTTTGAGCATACCGTGGCGATACTCTCGGACGGACCCGAAATTTTAACAGGAAGCGAATTGTGGGAAACCTAA
- a CDS encoding PmoA family protein: protein MLHREVSKTALSIIEDGAPMLTCCYGDLERPTYFHPLYASNGQVVTEDADNRAQYPPGICFTLGTVNGEQRAAYERKPTLAESAEEFAIVTTYGAPESLLIETFTTKVHLRQIEVQVLDIEVSLHAPTTSLDIAGNTGLTCRAVEMEYRKALDADGRLGESEVNGNKSAWGTLSGITTAEQNAVGIAIFPHPTNGETTFFADDLSYGFLFAEATPFTVEVGATRILKYRMLAYIGDLFTFDVWQYHEDYTNGR, encoded by the coding sequence ATGTTACATCGTGAAGTTAGCAAAACAGCGTTATCTATTATAGAGGACGGCGCGCCGATGCTCACGTGCTGTTACGGTGACCTTGAACGTCCGACCTATTTCCATCCGCTCTATGCGTCGAATGGGCAGGTCGTAACAGAGGATGCGGACAACCGGGCACAGTATCCACCAGGGATCTGTTTTACACTCGGAACCGTCAACGGTGAGCAGCGAGCAGCGTATGAACGGAAACCGACGCTTGCGGAATCCGCGGAAGAATTCGCAATTGTCACAACGTATGGTGCCCCAGAATCGCTTCTGATAGAGACGTTCACGACAAAAGTCCATCTCCGTCAAATCGAAGTTCAAGTGTTGGACATAGAAGTCTCACTACACGCACCGACGACTTCACTCGATATTGCGGGTAACACGGGACTCACGTGTCGGGCTGTTGAGATGGAATACCGCAAAGCCTTGGATGCAGACGGGCGACTTGGTGAGTCGGAAGTCAACGGAAATAAATCGGCGTGGGGAACGCTTTCAGGTATTACGACTGCTGAGCAAAACGCCGTCGGTATCGCTATCTTTCCGCATCCTACAAATGGAGAAACGACATTTTTTGCTGACGATCTCTCTTATGGGTTTCTGTTCGCAGAGGCAACACCTTTCACAGTGGAGGTCGGTGCAACACGGATTTTGAAATACCGAATGCTTGCGTACATCGGTGATCTCTTTACCTTTGATGTCTGGCAGTACCACGAGGATTATACTAATGGTCGGTAG
- a CDS encoding PorV/PorQ family protein: MRHLNKYQRRVCCKRYCLFTYTLIAILTLISLPIAADSTDIHENAGTRAMTFLKIGVGAEAMSMGESQVAATDDLYASYWNPAGLTRLQKPQLALMHNEWFAGINHEFVGFALPIGSIGTVGFSSSYLSFGELQGRDREGNETTIFRPYDLALILSYARSFGDNLAFGTNAKFLREQIADETGTGIAFDFGVLYTFPGTPLALGFNAQHLGPRVKFIEEAFGLPVTFRFGGAYKLWNDAFTLTTDIIRPSDNDIEIGIGAGYTIGNILQLRTGYKYKIGGNDLGAISGLASGFGLTLRQFQIDYALVPFGVLGLTHRFSLVANF; encoded by the coding sequence ATGAGACATCTTAATAAATACCAGAGACGTGTGTGCTGCAAGAGATATTGCCTGTTTACCTATACCCTCATCGCAATTCTTACCCTCATATCTCTGCCCATAGCAGCTGATAGCACAGACATCCACGAAAACGCAGGCACCCGCGCCATGACATTCCTCAAAATCGGGGTCGGCGCCGAGGCAATGAGCATGGGGGAATCGCAAGTCGCTGCGACCGATGACCTCTACGCATCATACTGGAATCCTGCCGGACTCACGAGACTCCAAAAGCCACAACTTGCACTTATGCATAACGAGTGGTTCGCCGGAATCAACCACGAATTTGTCGGGTTTGCACTTCCAATTGGGAGTATTGGCACCGTCGGCTTCAGTTCAAGTTACCTATCTTTCGGTGAGCTACAAGGACGCGACCGAGAGGGGAACGAGACGACTATCTTCCGACCCTACGATTTGGCGTTGATCCTCTCGTATGCCCGCAGTTTCGGGGATAATCTCGCCTTTGGGACGAATGCGAAATTCTTACGCGAACAGATCGCTGACGAAACCGGAACCGGTATCGCTTTCGATTTCGGAGTGTTATACACCTTTCCCGGCACGCCGCTCGCTTTGGGCTTCAACGCACAGCACCTCGGACCGAGAGTGAAGTTCATCGAGGAGGCTTTTGGGCTTCCTGTTACTTTTAGGTTCGGTGGTGCCTACAAACTCTGGAACGACGCGTTCACCCTAACCACTGATATTATCCGTCCCTCCGATAACGATATCGAGATAGGTATCGGTGCGGGTTATACCATCGGCAATATCTTGCAACTCCGCACTGGCTATAAATATAAAATCGGCGGCAACGATTTGGGAGCGATTTCTGGACTTGCTAGCGGTTTTGGATTAACGCTTCGGCAGTTCCAGATTGATTACGCACTTGTCCCCTTCGGTGTCCTCGGATTAACCCACCGCTTCTCCTTAGTCGCTAACTTTTAG